A genomic segment from Kyrpidia tusciae DSM 2912 encodes:
- a CDS encoding helix-turn-helix transcriptional regulator, which yields MRAIEGWIRRRLRMCLWKQWKRFRMRYRELRARMRTRMSGGVRGRGLAALSYSIVSSRAFIIIKENAGVAMDNQLYRLLKLITLIQAYPGIRAKRLAEECEVTERTIYRDIDRLAQITTISKGRRGEGYRFVGQFALYPLDLTEEEIAGLQAVAAWVETAHRPLPPGWKTAYQKVMAAHAKEKKVNQEFLERIGDVVRLGNPAWAPETPNVFPELLQAVIHRRPVKALYHSQSRDQTDWRRIDPYYLIPREHRFYVIGYCHTRNAFRTFRVSRFLELRVLDGEYEKRPFDLNEYMKYTWSIERGASLIRFVVKFSPKVARYVKEEELFLRPQIRELADGSLWFQVVVNGASEFLRWLWTYGPDAEILEPKQYRDHMVGILRQWLENYEGVQKI from the coding sequence ATGCGAGCGATCGAAGGATGGATACGGCGGAGGCTGCGGATGTGTCTCTGGAAACAGTGGAAACGGTTCCGGATGCGATACCGTGAACTGCGCGCACGGATGCGGACCCGCATGTCCGGTGGTGTGAGAGGACGGGGGCTAGCCGCCCTCTCCTACTCGATTGTCTCTTCACGCGCCTTTATTATAATAAAAGAAAACGCGGGGGTTGCCATGGATAATCAGCTGTACCGCTTACTCAAACTCATCACGCTGATTCAGGCATACCCGGGGATTCGGGCCAAGCGCCTCGCCGAAGAATGCGAGGTCACCGAGCGGACGATCTACCGGGACATCGATCGGCTCGCCCAGATTACGACGATTTCGAAAGGGCGCCGGGGGGAAGGTTATCGTTTTGTGGGACAGTTCGCTCTGTATCCCCTGGATCTTACCGAAGAGGAAATCGCCGGGCTCCAGGCGGTGGCCGCCTGGGTGGAAACCGCCCACAGACCGTTGCCGCCGGGCTGGAAAACGGCTTACCAGAAGGTCATGGCCGCCCATGCGAAAGAGAAGAAAGTCAACCAGGAGTTTTTGGAGCGCATCGGGGATGTGGTGCGGTTGGGGAACCCGGCCTGGGCGCCGGAAACGCCCAACGTTTTTCCCGAATTGCTCCAGGCGGTGATCCACAGGCGGCCGGTGAAAGCCCTCTATCATTCCCAGAGCCGGGACCAGACCGATTGGCGGCGAATAGATCCCTACTATCTCATTCCCCGGGAACATCGGTTTTATGTGATCGGTTATTGTCACACCCGCAACGCATTTCGCACCTTCCGGGTCAGCCGATTTCTCGAGCTTCGGGTACTGGATGGCGAGTATGAAAAGAGGCCTTTTGATTTGAATGAATATATGAAATATACCTGGTCGATTGAACGGGGGGCGTCTCTCATCCGGTTTGTTGTGAAATTTTCCCCCAAGGTGGCGCGTTATGTCAAGGAGGAAGAGTTGTTCCTCCGCCCCCAGATCCGCGAATTGGCAGACGGATCACTCTGGTTTCAAGTCGTCGTGAACGGGGCGAGCGAATTTTTGCGCTGGTTGTGGACCTACGGACCGGACGCAGAGATCCTTGAGCCGAAGCAGTATCGCGATCATATGGTCGGCATCTTACGGCAATGGCTGGAAAACTATGAAGGGGTCCAGAAAATCTAA
- a CDS encoding RNA polymerase sigma factor, producing MESDEALARAFAEGHTGSFEALVYRYHRPIHAYIQRLLGRTEPAEDLVQETFFRFVREVQRGRVPERVRPWLYRVATNLCRDYWKAAQRRSEPGLLEDWSPAVLEKPSVSEIYERLETRQMIRDALDELSEVQKRMVILRFYQDLTYREIAEVLEVPEGTVKAYLFKALRHLREVFEQREPMGKGGEGIAARAISRR from the coding sequence ATGGAAAGTGACGAAGCGTTGGCCCGGGCTTTTGCAGAGGGTCATACTGGATCCTTTGAAGCCTTGGTTTATCGATACCATCGCCCGATTCACGCTTATATCCAGCGCCTACTGGGAAGAACGGAGCCGGCGGAGGATCTGGTGCAGGAGACATTCTTTCGGTTCGTCCGGGAGGTACAACGGGGACGAGTGCCGGAGCGGGTTCGCCCGTGGCTCTACCGGGTGGCGACAAATCTGTGCCGGGATTATTGGAAGGCGGCGCAGCGGCGATCGGAGCCGGGGCTGCTCGAGGACTGGAGCCCGGCGGTGCTGGAGAAACCCTCGGTGTCGGAGATCTATGAGCGCCTGGAAACCCGGCAGATGATTCGGGACGCCTTAGATGAACTTTCCGAGGTCCAGAAGCGTATGGTCATCCTGCGATTTTATCAGGACCTGACGTACCGGGAGATCGCCGAGGTGTTGGAGGTGCCGGAGGGGACTGTCAAAGCATACCTGTTCAAGGCCCTGCGCCACCTTCGGGAGGTCTTTGAGCAGAGGGAGCCGATGGGAAAAGGGGGCGAAGGGATTGCGGCCAGGGCAATATCCAGGCGGTGA
- a CDS encoding IS607 family transposase, with product MRYYSIGQVAKLLGVSVDRVRAWEKQGKIRCIRLPSGHRRYPEEEVRRILGQPSVTEGGGRVAVYARVSTRKQAEAGNLQRQKERLLAHAALKGYRVVHVFDDVASGLNPNRRGLKRLVKALENREIDRVLIEYPDRLARFGFEYLEWITRMCGASIEIVAEKEPEDMHNELVRDLLAIVTSFSARLYGAPGGRAVRKRFREWMKDAEAEARGHESHDLRGVVPGDRGTPPV from the coding sequence ATGAGATACTACTCGATCGGCCAAGTCGCTAAATTGTTGGGGGTATCTGTCGATCGCGTTCGAGCGTGGGAAAAGCAGGGCAAGATCCGCTGTATTCGATTGCCGTCCGGGCACCGAAGGTACCCCGAAGAAGAGGTGAGACGAATTCTGGGGCAACCCTCGGTGACAGAGGGTGGGGGGCGGGTGGCAGTCTATGCGCGGGTCTCCACCCGCAAGCAGGCAGAAGCGGGCAATCTCCAGCGACAGAAGGAGCGCCTGCTGGCCCATGCAGCTCTCAAAGGTTACCGGGTGGTTCATGTGTTTGACGATGTGGCTTCGGGGCTGAACCCGAATCGCCGGGGACTGAAACGATTGGTCAAGGCCCTGGAGAATCGGGAAATCGACCGGGTGCTGATTGAGTATCCCGACCGGCTGGCGCGATTCGGGTTCGAGTACCTGGAGTGGATCACCCGGATGTGCGGGGCGAGCATCGAAATCGTGGCCGAGAAAGAACCGGAGGACATGCACAATGAGTTGGTGCGGGATTTATTGGCCATCGTCACGTCATTTTCCGCGAGGCTTTACGGAGCCCCAGGCGGGCGCGCGGTTCGCAAACGGTTTCGGGAGTGGATGAAGGATGCCGAGGCCGAAGCAAGAGGCCATGAGTCTCACGATTTGCGGGGAGTGGTTCCCGGAGACAGGGGGACTCCCCCGGTCTGA
- a CDS encoding IS200/IS605 family accessory protein TnpB-related protein, with protein MPRPKQEAMSLTICGEWFPETGGLPRSEAWARGEETALETEMRLFGSCMRWAFGRLQEGMSREEIKKRGQVLFGLNSRYVDDARLKAQAVWDSQKELLGIEIGETETKLRRARKKLGQAMRKLEKVRVKGDRVATDKLHLTVQGRQARVQKLASKLAELQAHQEAGTIPKVVFGGRGLWRKVCRGKVSKETWRAARRGRLYARGDETKGGNPNIRVRVRGEGFGLAVALSHLAEAKGTDALGRPRTGKAPRVEGKLWLPEKHRGFVRQGVAMGLPYAAEVVRGLDGRYRVKLTWSLAGMVKADLGNGCLAVDINPDGVALCHVGADGGPRPWPDHLVWMPDGLGKYPGEWQATVHPNGFAYVRIPELAYTRGNRREYLIGVLAKVVVDAAKLLGKPLVMEDLAFGKDRLDTNRRFNRMASQFPYAKVSEALLRRAWKERVAIKAVNPRHTSTIGHWKYERRYGVVIHCSAALTIGRRALGCREKITRELRERIHKLKAQKGRSLPKEGQGMTRSVKALLGRLETKMVVHNSSATWQQERPLGIWLDFKRLALALR; from the coding sequence ATGCCGAGGCCGAAGCAAGAGGCCATGAGTCTCACGATTTGCGGGGAGTGGTTCCCGGAGACAGGGGGACTCCCCCGGTCTGAGGCGTGGGCCCGGGGAGAGGAAACCGCCCTGGAGACGGAGATGCGGCTGTTTGGGTCCTGCATGCGGTGGGCGTTTGGCAGGTTGCAAGAAGGCATGTCCCGGGAGGAAATCAAGAAACGGGGGCAGGTGCTTTTTGGCCTCAACTCCCGGTATGTGGACGACGCCCGGCTGAAGGCCCAGGCGGTGTGGGACTCGCAAAAGGAGCTTCTCGGCATCGAAATCGGGGAGACCGAAACGAAACTGCGCCGGGCGCGGAAGAAGCTCGGTCAAGCGATGCGCAAGCTGGAGAAGGTCCGGGTCAAGGGAGATCGCGTCGCCACCGACAAGCTGCATCTGACCGTCCAGGGGCGGCAGGCCCGGGTGCAAAAGCTTGCATCGAAACTCGCCGAACTACAGGCCCACCAAGAGGCGGGCACGATCCCGAAGGTGGTGTTTGGAGGCCGGGGCCTGTGGCGGAAGGTCTGCCGGGGGAAGGTAAGCAAAGAGACCTGGCGGGCGGCCCGGAGAGGGCGGCTCTACGCCCGGGGGGACGAGACCAAGGGCGGGAACCCGAACATCCGGGTGCGGGTCCGCGGGGAAGGGTTCGGGCTGGCCGTGGCCCTGTCCCACTTGGCGGAGGCAAAGGGCACCGACGCTTTGGGCCGGCCGCGGACAGGGAAAGCGCCTCGGGTGGAAGGGAAGCTGTGGTTGCCGGAGAAACACCGGGGGTTTGTGAGACAGGGGGTGGCGATGGGCTTGCCCTACGCGGCCGAAGTGGTGCGGGGGCTGGACGGCCGGTACCGGGTGAAGCTGACCTGGAGTTTGGCGGGGATGGTGAAGGCCGACCTGGGGAACGGGTGCCTGGCTGTGGACATCAACCCGGACGGGGTGGCGCTGTGCCACGTGGGAGCGGACGGCGGGCCGAGACCGTGGCCGGACCATCTGGTGTGGATGCCGGACGGTCTTGGCAAATATCCGGGGGAGTGGCAGGCGACAGTTCACCCGAACGGGTTTGCCTACGTGCGGATTCCGGAGTTGGCTTACACCCGGGGGAATCGTCGGGAGTACCTGATCGGGGTGCTGGCGAAGGTCGTGGTGGACGCGGCCAAACTCCTGGGGAAACCGCTGGTGATGGAAGATTTGGCGTTTGGGAAAGACCGGCTGGACACGAACCGGCGGTTCAACCGGATGGCGAGCCAGTTTCCGTATGCAAAGGTGTCGGAAGCCTTGCTGAGGCGGGCGTGGAAAGAGCGGGTCGCGATCAAGGCCGTCAATCCCCGGCACACCTCCACCATCGGGCACTGGAAGTATGAGAGGCGCTACGGGGTGGTGATCCATTGTTCTGCGGCACTCACCATTGGCCGCCGGGCGCTGGGGTGCCGGGAGAAAATCACCCGGGAATTGCGGGAGAGGATTCACAAGCTGAAGGCGCAGAAGGGTCGGTCTTTGCCGAAGGAAGGACAAGGGATGACCCGGAGTGTCAAAGCCCTCTTGGGACGGCTGGAGACGAAGATGGTCGTACACAACAGCTCGGCCACGTGGCAACAAGAGCGGCCTTTAGGGATCTGGCTGGATTTCAAGAGATTGGCGTTGGCGCTTCGGTGA
- a CDS encoding ATP-binding cassette domain-containing protein, producing the protein MITMVGVHFCREGFCLAIPGRLTLGRGLTLLVGPNGAGKSTLLEVLSTAAMPDRGEIWYRDRRVMEDLTGIRGTIGYLPADFQPYAHMTPRRFLQYMAVLKGVDPGIEVEEKLARTDLVPVCDIKIAKLSEGMKRRLGIAQALLGSPEVLLLDEPLTYLDGVARRKMIEFLTQYARGRTVVAASHELDEWDQVDRIVWLEQGQPAFFGPPELWVTGLGEKVWSKVLDPEELEGLESRRILARRWTGDRVRVRFFARTAPGDGFREEVPTLQEAYVIRREERRIGP; encoded by the coding sequence ATGATTACCATGGTCGGTGTTCATTTTTGCCGGGAGGGGTTTTGTTTGGCCATCCCCGGCCGCCTGACTTTGGGGCGGGGGCTGACCCTGCTCGTCGGGCCCAACGGAGCAGGAAAATCAACCCTTCTCGAAGTGCTCTCCACGGCGGCGATGCCCGATAGAGGGGAAATCTGGTATCGGGATCGGCGGGTGATGGAGGACCTGACTGGCATCCGGGGGACGATCGGCTATCTTCCCGCCGATTTTCAACCTTATGCTCATATGACGCCAAGGCGATTTCTTCAGTACATGGCCGTCCTCAAAGGGGTGGATCCGGGCATTGAAGTTGAGGAAAAGCTGGCGCGAACCGATCTCGTCCCCGTTTGCGACATCAAAATTGCTAAACTGTCTGAGGGTATGAAGCGGAGGTTGGGCATCGCCCAGGCTCTTCTCGGGTCCCCGGAGGTTCTGTTGCTCGATGAACCTCTTACCTACCTGGACGGGGTTGCGCGGCGTAAAATGATCGAGTTTTTGACTCAATACGCCAGAGGCCGCACTGTGGTAGCCGCCAGTCACGAACTGGATGAATGGGATCAGGTGGATCGGATCGTGTGGCTCGAGCAGGGTCAGCCTGCTTTTTTCGGGCCGCCGGAGCTGTGGGTGACCGGGTTGGGGGAAAAAGTGTGGTCGAAGGTGCTCGATCCCGAAGAGCTCGAAGGGCTGGAGTCTCGTCGGATCCTCGCCCGGCGGTGGACAGGGGACCGCGTCCGGGTACGTTTTTTTGCCCGGACGGCGCCCGGAGACGGGTTTCGGGAAGAAGTCCCCACTCTCCAAGAGGCCTACGTGATTCGGCGGGAGGAGCGGCGGATCGGTCCCTAG